The Megachile rotundata isolate GNS110a chromosome 8, iyMegRotu1, whole genome shotgun sequence genome has a segment encoding these proteins:
- the Hcs gene encoding holocarboxylase synthetase-like protein isoform X4, which translates to MILTFFYLIATSIQSRRILFLKTHLYKLFQGNTSNYPSIMFYNKTSLNACKDKAEWELHIEKLRLLSNTAKVATEQCKPLEVKEFPAVIVYPENTEIITETHLQRQAVSSETLESTTRSQASTPISTKSFQQEGEPVSSTMQDSTNDFIERQGVSRSGSKSLDTLDNLEEISQIKQFRQVSCSDIKDTSKSKPKTFYDAKDSNVALSTSSFKSSVAEITTQLLNKNVKPPNVLIYADSVVACNNVKDVLEESLGTEKYTIYTMTSEEVRKDAWIDNAVLVVVCGNVGNEIGNQIVEYILRGGKLLALCSDIIHILLPSFKTAEVRENELVHFSYGKWKHVRMMHHIFCYQASPVRTRFSQDHEDVKMSSVSPPSSANVQDKKGNSYSFEVKVLGTEETWHTPSILLAILSGRGGKVVFSQIHLEVDPMQYELEESKFSALKESNAIRLEIFKDLLSTHLGIELCGTSQVSVTYTPAFFLGRHELKLEMLERLKDIMQSDDTLKTSELEIQFCRSSTVPRSASASYLPIMLHQCPNNFSTVEYFENLTTKDLGRLVIYADIMTSSMDVVNGRPFQHGLAIIVRQQTKGRGRGKNIWLSPKGCANFTLQLHVPVNTILGTRISILQHLVSVAIVSAIKSLPGYEEIDLQLKWPNDIYFGNNIKIGGMIVSAHATSNLTVCNVGVGVNLSNQNPTCCINDIVNIFNEKYHKKLQTISYELYYAIVFNAIEKWFNIVQNGDIDLFLDAYYTYWMHTDANVTVVSASGASQNVKILGIDEFGYLRVRDENGSIFTVHPDGNSFDCLKGLIVPK; encoded by the exons ATAAAGCAGAATGGGAATTACATATAGAAAAATTAAGATTATTAAGCAACACTGCCAAGGTAGCTACAGAACAATGTAAACCACTCGAAGTCAAAGAATTTCCAGCTGTAATAGTGTATCCGGAGAATACAGAGATTATCACAGAAACACATCTTCAACGACAAGCAGTTTCAAGTGAAACTCTag aaagTACAACCAGAAGTCAAGCTTCAACACCAATTTCAACAAAATCATTTCAACAAGAGGGCGAACCAGTATCAAGTACAATGCAAGATTCTACTAATGATTTTATTGAACGTCAAGGTGTATCACGATCTGGTAGCAAGTCACTTGATacacttgataacttggaagaAATATCACAAATTAAACAGTTTAGACAAGTATCTTGCAGTGATATCAAAGATACGAGTAAATCTAAACCAAAAACATTTTATGATGCTAAGGATAGTAATGTAGCATTATCTACATCTAGCTttaa AAGTTCAGTGGCAGAAATAACAACACAATTACTAAACAAGAATGTAAAACCACCAAATGTTCTAATATATGCTGACAGTGTTGTTGCATGTAATAATGTGAAGGATGTATTAGAAGAATCTCTTGGCACAGAAAA ATATACTATTTACACAATGACTTCGGAAGAAGTGCGCAAGGACGCGTGGATAGATAATGCAGTTTTAGTTGTTGTTTGCGGAAATGTTGGGAATGAAATTGGAAATCAGATTGTTGAATATATTCTTCGTGGTGGTAAACTTCTCGCTTTGTGTTCGGATATCATTCACATTTTACTTCCATCGTTTAAAACGGCAGAAGTACGTGAAAACGAACTCGTTCATTTCTCTTATGGAAAATGGAAGCACGTACGCATGATGCATCATATCTTCTGTTATCAAGCATCTCCTGTAAGGACGAGATTTTCTCAAGATCACGAGGATGTAAA AATGTCCAGTGTGTCTCCTCCATCTTCAGCAAATGTGCAAGATAAGAAAGGAAATTCTTATTCATTTGAAGTGAAAGTGCTGGGAACAGAGGAAACATGGCATACACCAAGCATCTTATTGGCAATACTTTCTGGAAGAGGTGGCAAGGTCGTCTTTTCACAAATACATTTGGAAGTGGATCCGATGCAATATGAACTTGAAGAAAGCAAATTTAGTGCTCTAAAAGAAAGTAATGCTATTAGATtggaaatatttaaagatttattaAGTACACATCTTGGAATAGAACTTTGTGGTACATCACAAGTATCTGTTACATACACACCAGCTTTCTTTTTAGGACGACATGAG TTAAAACTCGAAATGTTAGAGAGGTTGAAGGATATCATGCAGTCAGATGATACTTTGAAAACGTCAGAGTTAGAGATTCAGTTTTGTCGAAGCAGTACGGTTCCTCGTTCAGCATCAGCTTCATATCTTCCTATTATGTTACATCAATGTCCAAATAATTTCTCAACTGTAGAATATTTTGAG AATTTAACTACGAAAGATTTAGGTCGTTTAGTAATATATGCAGATATAATGACATCATCCATGGATGTAGTAAATGGTCGTCCATTTCAACATGGTTTAGCTATTATTGTTCGTCAACAGACTAAAGGGCGAG gaAGAGGAAAAAATATATGGTTGAGTCCAAAAGGATGCGCAAATTTTACTTTGCAACTTCATGTGCCTGTTAATACAATACTTGGAACTcgtatttcaattttgcaacACTTGGTTTCTGTTGCAATTGTGTCTGCAATTAAGTCTTTACCTGGATACGAG GAGATTGATCTGCAATTAAAATGGCCTAACGACATTTACTttggtaataatattaaaattggaGGTATGATTGTAAGCGCACACGCAACATCAAATCTTACTGTCTGTAATGTGG GTGTCGGTGTCAATTTAtctaatcaaaatcctacatgTTGTATTAATGACATAGTTAACATATTTAATGAAAAGTATCATAAAAAACTACAAACAATATCATATGAATTATATTATGCCATTGTATTTAATGCGATTGAAAAATGGTTCAACATTGTACAAAATGGTGATATAGATCTCTTCTTGGAtgcttattatacatattgGATGCACAC CGATGCGAATGTGACAGTCGTATCAGCCTCAGGCGCATCACAAAACGTTAAAATATTAGGTATAGACGAGTTTGGATATTTACGCGTACGAGACGAGAACGGTAGTATATTTACCGTACATCCTGATGGTAACAGTTTTGATTGTCTGAAAGGACTTATAGTCCCTAAATAA
- the Hcs gene encoding holocarboxylase synthetase-like protein isoform X3 — protein MILTFFYLIATSIQSRRILFLKTHLYKLFQGNTSNYPSIMFYNKTSLNACKEFIDKAEWELHIEKLRLLSNTAKVATEQCKPLEVKEFPAVIVYPENTEIITETHLQRQAVSSETLESTTRSQASTPISTKSFQQEGEPVSSTMQDSTNDFIERQGVSRSGSKSLDTLDNLEEISQIKQFRQVSCSDIKDTSKSKPKTFYDAKDSNVALSTSSFKSSVAEITTQLLNKNVKPPNVLIYADSVVACNNVKDVLEESLGTEKYTIYTMTSEEVRKDAWIDNAVLVVVCGNVGNEIGNQIVEYILRGGKLLALCSDIIHILLPSFKTAEVRENELVHFSYGKWKHVRMMHHIFCYQASPVRTRFSQDHEDVKMSSVSPPSSANVQDKKGNSYSFEVKVLGTEETWHTPSILLAILSGRGGKVVFSQIHLEVDPMQYELEESKFSALKESNAIRLEIFKDLLSTHLGIELCGTSQVSVTYTPAFFLGRHELKLEMLERLKDIMQSDDTLKTSELEIQFCRSSTVPRSASASYLPIMLHQCPNNFSTVEYFENLTTKDLGRLVIYADIMTSSMDVVNGRPFQHGLAIIVRQQTKGRGRGKNIWLSPKGCANFTLQLHVPVNTILGTRISILQHLVSVAIVSAIKSLPGYEEIDLQLKWPNDIYFGNNIKIGGMIVSAHATSNLTVCNVGVGVNLSNQNPTCCINDIVNIFNEKYHKKLQTISYELYYAIVFNAIEKWFNIVQNGDIDLFLDAYYTYWMHTDANVTVVSASGASQNVKILGIDEFGYLRVRDENGSIFTVHPDGNSFDCLKGLIVPK, from the exons AATTTATAGATAAAGCAGAATGGGAATTACATATAGAAAAATTAAGATTATTAAGCAACACTGCCAAGGTAGCTACAGAACAATGTAAACCACTCGAAGTCAAAGAATTTCCAGCTGTAATAGTGTATCCGGAGAATACAGAGATTATCACAGAAACACATCTTCAACGACAAGCAGTTTCAAGTGAAACTCTag aaagTACAACCAGAAGTCAAGCTTCAACACCAATTTCAACAAAATCATTTCAACAAGAGGGCGAACCAGTATCAAGTACAATGCAAGATTCTACTAATGATTTTATTGAACGTCAAGGTGTATCACGATCTGGTAGCAAGTCACTTGATacacttgataacttggaagaAATATCACAAATTAAACAGTTTAGACAAGTATCTTGCAGTGATATCAAAGATACGAGTAAATCTAAACCAAAAACATTTTATGATGCTAAGGATAGTAATGTAGCATTATCTACATCTAGCTttaa AAGTTCAGTGGCAGAAATAACAACACAATTACTAAACAAGAATGTAAAACCACCAAATGTTCTAATATATGCTGACAGTGTTGTTGCATGTAATAATGTGAAGGATGTATTAGAAGAATCTCTTGGCACAGAAAA ATATACTATTTACACAATGACTTCGGAAGAAGTGCGCAAGGACGCGTGGATAGATAATGCAGTTTTAGTTGTTGTTTGCGGAAATGTTGGGAATGAAATTGGAAATCAGATTGTTGAATATATTCTTCGTGGTGGTAAACTTCTCGCTTTGTGTTCGGATATCATTCACATTTTACTTCCATCGTTTAAAACGGCAGAAGTACGTGAAAACGAACTCGTTCATTTCTCTTATGGAAAATGGAAGCACGTACGCATGATGCATCATATCTTCTGTTATCAAGCATCTCCTGTAAGGACGAGATTTTCTCAAGATCACGAGGATGTAAA AATGTCCAGTGTGTCTCCTCCATCTTCAGCAAATGTGCAAGATAAGAAAGGAAATTCTTATTCATTTGAAGTGAAAGTGCTGGGAACAGAGGAAACATGGCATACACCAAGCATCTTATTGGCAATACTTTCTGGAAGAGGTGGCAAGGTCGTCTTTTCACAAATACATTTGGAAGTGGATCCGATGCAATATGAACTTGAAGAAAGCAAATTTAGTGCTCTAAAAGAAAGTAATGCTATTAGATtggaaatatttaaagatttattaAGTACACATCTTGGAATAGAACTTTGTGGTACATCACAAGTATCTGTTACATACACACCAGCTTTCTTTTTAGGACGACATGAG TTAAAACTCGAAATGTTAGAGAGGTTGAAGGATATCATGCAGTCAGATGATACTTTGAAAACGTCAGAGTTAGAGATTCAGTTTTGTCGAAGCAGTACGGTTCCTCGTTCAGCATCAGCTTCATATCTTCCTATTATGTTACATCAATGTCCAAATAATTTCTCAACTGTAGAATATTTTGAG AATTTAACTACGAAAGATTTAGGTCGTTTAGTAATATATGCAGATATAATGACATCATCCATGGATGTAGTAAATGGTCGTCCATTTCAACATGGTTTAGCTATTATTGTTCGTCAACAGACTAAAGGGCGAG gaAGAGGAAAAAATATATGGTTGAGTCCAAAAGGATGCGCAAATTTTACTTTGCAACTTCATGTGCCTGTTAATACAATACTTGGAACTcgtatttcaattttgcaacACTTGGTTTCTGTTGCAATTGTGTCTGCAATTAAGTCTTTACCTGGATACGAG GAGATTGATCTGCAATTAAAATGGCCTAACGACATTTACTttggtaataatattaaaattggaGGTATGATTGTAAGCGCACACGCAACATCAAATCTTACTGTCTGTAATGTGG GTGTCGGTGTCAATTTAtctaatcaaaatcctacatgTTGTATTAATGACATAGTTAACATATTTAATGAAAAGTATCATAAAAAACTACAAACAATATCATATGAATTATATTATGCCATTGTATTTAATGCGATTGAAAAATGGTTCAACATTGTACAAAATGGTGATATAGATCTCTTCTTGGAtgcttattatacatattgGATGCACAC CGATGCGAATGTGACAGTCGTATCAGCCTCAGGCGCATCACAAAACGTTAAAATATTAGGTATAGACGAGTTTGGATATTTACGCGTACGAGACGAGAACGGTAGTATATTTACCGTACATCCTGATGGTAACAGTTTTGATTGTCTGAAAGGACTTATAGTCCCTAAATAA